The Nitrospirota bacterium genome includes the window GAGCGGGTATTTTGGTTTAAACTCCCCTATAAAATCCCTGATTACCTCATCCGGCAGGAACTCCATACTCTCGATTGAGTGACTTATTATGAAACCATCCATGCATACCATTGCAGGAAGCCTTATATCCTCGTGTTCTGCAATCCTTACAGCCTGAAATATGTTGTCGTATGCCTCCTGGGCATTTTCTGAGTAAAGCTGAATCCATCCGCAATCCCTTGCGCCCATTCCGTCGGAGTGGTCGCCGTGGATATTGATGGGGGCGGAGAGAGCCCGGTTTACAAGCGTCATTGCTATTGGTAGCCTCATGCCTGAGGCAATGTGGAGCATTTCCCACATCAGGGCAAGTCCCTGTGAAGACGTGGCCGTCATTACCCTTCCACCAGCTGCTGAAGCGCCTATGCAGGCACTCATGGCACTGTGTTCACTCTCCACAGTGACGAGTTCCGTATCCACCACACCGTCTGATACAAAGGATGCAAATCTCTGCATAATCTCTGTTGAGGGCGTGATAGGATAGGCGGCACAGACATCAGGGTTTATCTGTTTCATGGCCTCTGCCAGGGCCTGGTTTCCTGTAATTGCAAGTTTTTTACCCATATTAGTTGCCCTCCTCTACCATCACGATTGCCTTCTTTCCCTTTTTACCGGGACATTCATGAGCACATACCCCACAGCCCTTGCAGTGCCCGTAATCAAACTCACCCCTCTTGCTGTCCTTTACCGTGACGGAAGAGTCAGGGCAGTATATCCAGCAAAAGAGACATTGAATACAGTTTTCCTCTATCCATTGAGGTCTGGAGGCACGCCATGAACCAGTGTTGTACTGTTCTGCATTACCTGCCTCGGGAATAATCGCCCCTATCTCCAGTTCTTTCCATCCCTTTAGTTTCATCCTTCTTTAACCTCCTCATAGCCTCTTCTGGTTGCTTCCAGATTGCCTGTGATAATCTTTTCAGAGAATTTGCTGCCAAAGCTCCCCTTTACATCATCAAGAAGGGTCTGAATATCCGTTATCCCCGATGCCTTGATAAGGGCTCCAAGTACGCATGAATTCGGGAGGGGTCTCCCGATGGTCTCCATGGCGATTGTGCTTGCATCAATCGTAAAGAGCTTCTGACTATCCTTCAACTTCAGCCTTTTCCTTATTTCTTCCGGTGTCCTGTGTGTGTTGATCACGAATATGGCATCATCCGGAGTCCCTTCCGTGATATCAATGCTCTCAATGAGGGTTGCATCCATGACAACTACAATCTTCGGATGGCTAACCGGACAGTGTAGTCTTAGGGGTT containing:
- the porA gene encoding pyruvate ferredoxin oxidoreductase codes for the protein MGKKLAITGNQALAEAMKQINPDVCAAYPITPSTEIMQRFASFVSDGVVDTELVTVESEHSAMSACIGASAAGGRVMTATSSQGLALMWEMLHIASGMRLPIAMTLVNRALSAPINIHGDHSDGMGARDCGWIQLYSENAQEAYDNIFQAVRIAEHEDIRLPAMVCMDGFIISHSIESMEFLPDEVIRDFIGEFKPKYPLLNVDKPVTYGPLVLPDFYIEFKKAQHEAINKAKKVTLEVAREFEKISGRSYGLFEPYRLDDAEIAVVLLNSAAGTAKDVVDAFRDKGIRVGLLKPRLFRPFPYEEVAEALGNAKVICVFDRADSFGGFGPMYMEIASAMMASGSSPLMVNKIYGLGGRDFMPEDAEAVIKEMTEILDTGKTGTLKEYIGVRE
- a CDS encoding 4Fe-4S dicluster domain-containing protein; its protein translation is MKLKGWKELEIGAIIPEAGNAEQYNTGSWRASRPQWIEENCIQCLFCWIYCPDSSVTVKDSKRGEFDYGHCKGCGVCAHECPGKKGKKAIVMVEEGN
- a CDS encoding 2-oxoacid:acceptor oxidoreductase family protein gives rise to the protein MSETIEIRWHGRGGQGTVTAAKVLADACLSGGKNVQAFPEYGPERAGAPLRAYNRISSKPLRLHCPVSHPKIVVVMDATLIESIDITEGTPDDAIFVINTHRTPEEIRKRLKLKDSQKLFTIDASTIAMETIGRPLPNSCVLGALIKASGITDIQTLLDDVKGSFGSKFSEKIITGNLEATRRGYEEVKEG